From Euwallacea similis isolate ESF13 chromosome 14, ESF131.1, whole genome shotgun sequence, one genomic window encodes:
- the LOC136413451 gene encoding eukaryotic translation initiation factor 3 subunit G-like has protein sequence MPAVEEVKSSWADEVELEEGSLPPSTEVVHNGQKIVTEYQKTEGNKKVKIVRTYKIEKRIVSKSIALRKTWKKFGESADDKLGPNPATTIVGEDVYMQFISSKEEDNKPEDEGLDKLKALGDKNVVKCRTCGGDHWTSKCPWKDTILAGGKLPDDKKPAATGAGPAAAEANKPGGSKYVPPSLRDGGAKRADGPNMARRDDNYSAIRIANLSESTTEMDLEELVKPFGPIHKLFLAKDKQTGQCKGFAYIHFKFKGDAAIAIARLNGHGYDHLILTVDWSKPMNNQ, from the exons ATGCCGGCAGTAGAGGAGGTCAAGTCCAGCTGGGCGGATGAAGTGGAATTAGAAGAGGGCTCTTTGCCCCCTTCCACAGAGGTCGTTCATAACGGCCAAAAAATAGTTACAGAATATCAAAAAACTGAGGGCAATAAGAAG GTAAAAATTGTGCGGACATACAAAATTGAGAAACGTATCGTCTCGAAGTCGATTGCATTGAGAAAAACCTGGAAGAAATTTGGCGAATCTGCTGATGATAAATTGGGTCCAAATCCAGCCACAACAATAGTTGGAGAAGATGTATACATGCAGTTCATCTCAAGTAAAGAAGAGGACAATAAACCTGAGGATGAAGGCCTTGATAAATTGAAAG CCTTGGGAGATAAGAATGTAGTAAAGTGCCGTACCTGCGGTGGTGACCATTGGACATCCAAGTGCCCTTGGAAAGACACAATTCTTGCTGGAGGTAAATTGCCTGATGATAAGAAGCCTGCAGCTACTGGTG cTGGGCCTGCTGCTGCAGAAGCCAACAAACCAGGCGGTTCAAAATATGTACCTCCAAGCTTGAGAGATGGCGGTGCCAAGCGAGCTGATGGTCCCAATATGGCTCGCAGAGACGACAACTATTCTGCTATCCGCATAGCAAACCTTAGTGAATCAACAACTGAAATGGACTTGGAAGAGCTAGTGAAGCCATTTGGCCCTATTCATAAGTTGTTTTTGGCCAAGGACAAACAGACTGGCCAATGCAAGGGATTCGCCTACATTCACTTTAAGTTTAAGGGTGATGCTGCTATTGCCATTGCTAGGTTAAATGGTCATGGTTATGATCATCTTATTTTGACGGTAGATTGGTCAAAACCCATGAATAaccagtaa
- the LOC136413484 gene encoding nitric oxide-associated protein 1 has translation MLLLKRLQKHILSQNNCRICTSSLKNTNAKLDQDGVDSPETFIKKYEKKLLYNSVIDWNKPRIKYQQNLITLQIQRKLVQKVKTALQTVQPLPISLKYFSEEESTCNNSKTASQPHQEDFDEHTQNPDYISKFPFTNISSKVEDNAEPKKSVDTNTIKEEMKAKKEILDKTPDNWMTYYENYERDLEDIENESLVDWQTESSNINFGTTDPRCPISRTPCGGCGAYLHCKDAAIPGYIPSEIFKNSFTSAGASLKSILCQRCHFLKEYNIALQVRVSPDDYPKVLKSISFNSSLVVLLVDLIDFPCSIWPGMADIVGPKSRIVVVGNKVDLLPKDDPHYLKRIKQLLIDNLRLSGFGSSNIKHVELISAKTGYRVEKLISSLHEMKIKGDVYIVGTTNVGKSSLFNLLLKSDFCKIQAVDLIQKATTSPWPGTTLNLLKFPITKFSGYRLYARNKRLENLKEIEKKAQQINEETLLRWNKAEYATPVGIVERTVDHLTPLTEQLDTFSTKGSFNMSGQTKLGINEKSPEFAFGKWCYDTPGVVHPDQILHLLTTEELVQTLPREIIRAETFCVKPETSLFIAGLARLDYVQGKDSIRLTVFRSNSLPITVCKLEEADSIYQELLGSDLFVVPVFKGDRKEKWPGLELTKSFKIFGKSIRESSYDVVLSNAGWVAINCGLANYEFQAWTPQKRGVHIRDCILPKAVTLRGSRLKESIAYKKHRFI, from the exons ATGCTCCTGTTAAAGCGTTTACAAAAGCACATTTTAAGCCAAAACAACTGCCGAATTTGTACCtcatcattaaaaaacactaaCGCAAAATTGGACCAGGATGGCGTAGACTCTCCAGAGACATTTATCaagaaatacgaaaaaaaactCTTGTACAATAGTGTGATTGATTGGAACAAACCTAGaattaaatatcaacaaaaCCTTATCACAttgcaaattcaaagaaagCTTGTGCAAAAAGTAAAGACTGCACTGCAAACTGTTCAACCTCTACCaatctctttaaaatatttttctgaagaaGAATCAACTTGTAATAATAGTAAAACTGCTTCACAACCACATCAAGAAGATTTTGATGAGCATACCCAGAACCCAGATTATAtctcaaaatttccttttactAATATAAGCTCTAAAGTAGAAGACAATGCCGAACCAAAGAAATCTGTTGACACTAATACAATAAAAGAAGAAATGAAAGCAAAGAAAGAGATCTTAGATAAAACCCCAGACAACTGGATGacatattatgaaaattatgaacGGGACTTGGAAGATATAGAAAATGAGTCCTTAGTTGATTGGCAAACTGAAAGTTCAAATATAAACTTTGGTACAACAGATCCAAGATGCCCCATCAGTAGAACACCTTGTGGAGGGTGTGGTGCATACTTACATTGTAAG GATGCAGCTATACCAGGTTATATTCCatcagaaattttcaaaaactcattCACATCAGCAGGGGCAAGTTTAAAGTCAATTCTCTGCCAACGCTGTCATTTTCTAAAGGAGTACAACATAGCCCTGCAAGTGAGAGTCTCACCAGATGATTACcctaaagttttaaaaagcaTATCTTTTAATTCAAGCCTGGTGGTCCTGTTAGTAGATTTAATAGATTTTCCATGCTCTATATGGCCTGGAATGGCAGATATAGTTGGACCAAAATCCAGAATTGTTGTTGTGGGGAATAAAGTAGATTTGTTGCCTAAAGATGATCCTCATTACCTTAAAAGAATCAAACAGCTGCTCATTGATAATTTAAGATTGAGTGGCTTTGGTAGTAGCAATATAAAGCATGTAGAGCTTATTTCTGCTAAAACAGGATATAGGGTTGAAAAGCTGATTTCATCTTTAcatgaaatgaaaatcaaaG GCGATGTCTACATTGTTGGCACTACAAATGTAGGCAAATCGAGCCTTTTCAACTTATTGCTAAAATCAGATTTCTGCAAAATTCAAGCAGTAGATCTGATTCAAAAAGCTACTACTAGCCCATGGCCTGGTACGACATTAAACCTGCTCAAATTCCCAATCACGAAATTCTCAGGTTATCGTTTGTACGCCCGCAATAAAcgtttagaaaatttgaaggaaattgaaaaaaaggcTCAACAGATTAATGAGGAAACTTTGTTGAGATGGAATAAGGCAGAATATGCAACACCGGTGGGTATTGTTGAAAGAACTGTTGACCATTTGACGCCTTTGACTGAACAGTTAGATACTTTTTCCACTAAAG GGAGTTTTAACATGTCAGGACAAACTAAGTTGGGAATAAATGAGAAAAGCCCCGAATTTGCCTTCGGAAAATGGTGCTATGATACGCCAGGTGTGGTGCATCCTGATCAAATTCTGCATCTACTCACGACAGAGGAGCTTGTTCAAACTCTCCCCAGAGAGATAATCAGAGCAGAAACATTTTGCGTGAAACctgaaacttctttatttatcGCAGGATTAGCTCGGCTGGACTATGTTCAAGGAAAGGACTCCATAAG GCTAACGGTGTTTCGATCCAATTCTCTTCCAATCACAGTCTGCAAACTTGAAGAAGCAGATTCTATTTATCAAGAGCTTTTAGGAAGTGACTTGTTTGTGGTGCCAGTCTTTAAAGGAGATCGCAAAGAAAAGTGGCCGGGTTTAGAGCTGACTAAgtcgtttaaaattttcgggAAATCTATACGAGAATCCAGCTATGATGTAGTTCTATCCAATGCTG GTTGGGTGGCGATAAATTGCGGATTGGCCAACTACGAATTTCAAGCTTGGACGCCCCAGAAACGAGGAGTTCATATACGGGACTGTATCCTACCGAAAGCGGTAACTTTGCGGGGGAGTAGACTAAAGGAGAGCATCGCTTATAAGAAACATAGGTTTATTTAG
- the IFT20 gene encoding intraflagellar transport protein 20 homolog, producing MSDLHSYGIYFNEIDKICILDPENYKQTNDLKEECFIYVEKIDEFQRIAHKFISMVEELSQKIEKQKIKAIGARNLLQGMEKQKEHNQQQLHAIINEASMELERLKIQVNSLKKTEMEQNELITQLTRY from the exons atgtctgatCTTCATTCTTACGGAatatatttcaatgaaattgataaaatttgtattttagatcCAGAAAACTATAAGCAGACGAACGATTTGAAGGAAGAATGCTTTATTTATGTAGAAA AAATAGACGAATTCCAGAGAATCGCCcataaatttatatcaatGGTGGAGGAACTGAGTCAAAAAAtcgaaaagcaaaaaatcaaaGCCATAGGTGCCCGAAACTTGCTCCAAGGAATGGAGAAACAAAAGGAACATAATCAACAACAATTACAC GCAATAATAAACGAGGCTTCAATGGAGTTGGAAAGACTAAAGATTCAAGTTAACTCgctgaaaaaaactgaaatggAGCAAAATGAACTGATAACACAATTAACACGCTATTAA
- the LOC136413450 gene encoding probable protein phosphatase CG10417 isoform X1 has translation MGSYLSEPVTEKISTDESNDKLTYGASSMQGWRVSQEDAHNTILDFEENTSFFAVYDGHGGHEVAQYCSQKLPQYIRETEAYKKGDIEQALIDGFLGFDATIATPEVVSILKEIASEKEAEESDEEENYHNLYEEASMPIEKVIEKYTNLVNPTLNSLKKGEKLPKSPMIAAKKDSSVASASSSTADTDSNLIASPQGSSSSNNHCEAEAGCSGSSKSEPDSSSATNGDINKGSKKEAEDVKNTSDVTPTSNGPIPNIEVSSPEDMQASEADTNTPSDKMEVSESKEQVDEEVKEEAPKDGVKSSVNGDIVSIKGKGKSPMKKPLLKTPEKSGRPTRNAAQLYKKLLDFKPDSDEEEDTEDEEDKTFVEPEVNSDEDEEEADGSGNSSDGDDEDDGEEEEEELDEDGQHELEFSRTIKEEPGSDSGCTAVVAILKGRDLYVANAGDSRCVVCRNGQAVEMSFDHKPEDAPERARIVNAGGKVTADGRVNGGLNLSRAIGDHAYKENKDLSEREQMITALPDIKKLEINPGEDEFMVLACDGIWNYMSNQEVVDFVKSRIEESSDKVSHICEEMFDHCLAPNTMGDGTGCDNMTVIIVKFKSTLKKRLMSPEPSNSEDTEAKRAKTEEPQSIDTSS, from the exons atgggTTCGTATTTGTCGGAACCAGTtacagaaaaaatttcaacggATGAGTCCAACGATAAATTAACCTATGGAGCAAGTTCCATGCAAGGATGGCGAGTAAGCCAAGAG GACGCACATAACACAATCCTGGACTTTGAAGAAAACACTTCATTTTTCGCAGTATATGATGGCCACGGAGGCCATGAAGTCGCTCAGTACTGTTCCCAGAAATTACCCCAGTACATTAGAGAGACTGAAGCATATAAAAAGGGTGATATTGAACAAGCCCTTATAGATGGATTTTTAGGATTTGATGCCACCATTGCTACACCTGAAGTTGTATCTATTTTAAAG GAAATTGCCAGTGAAAAGGAAGCTGAAGAATCTGATGAGGAAGAGAATTACCATAACCTGTATGAAGAGGCTTCAATGCCTATTGAGAAGGTCATAGAGAAATACACAAATTTAGTGAATCCAACTCTgaacagtttaaaaaaaggagaGAAGTTACCTAAAAGTCCTATGATCGCTGCAAAGAAGGACAGTTCT GTTGCATCAGCCTCAAGTTCAACTGCTGATACTGACAGCAACTTAATTGCTTCACCTCAAGGCAGCAGTAGCAGTAATAATCATTGTGAGGCTGAGGCTGGATGTAGCGGTAGCAGTAAGTCTGAACCAGATAGCAGTTCAGCCACCAATGGAGATATAAACAAAGGTTCAAAGAAAGAAg CTGAAGATGTAAAGAATACCTCAGATGTTACACCCACATCAAATGGTCCTATTCCTAATATTGAAGTCTCAAGTCCTGAGGACATGCAGGCCAGTGAAGCAGATACTAATACTCCTTCAGATAAAATGGAAGTTAGCGAAAGTAAGGAACAGGTGGATGAAGAAGTTAAAGAAGAAGCTCCCAAAGATGGTGTAAAAAGTTCTGTGAATGGGGACATTGTCAGTATTAAAGGTAAAG gCAAATCACCCATGAAGAAACCATTGCTAAAGACACCTGAGAAAAGTGGAAGACCAACAAGAAATGCCGCTcaattgtataaaaaattgttagatTTCAAACCAGATAGTGACGAGGAGGAAGACACAGAAGATGAGGAGGATAAGACTTTTGTGGAGCCAGAAG TTAATTCCGATGAAGACGAGGAAGAAGCTGACGGCTCTGGCAACAGCAGCGACGGAGATGATGAAGACGATGGTGAAGAAGAGGAAGAAGAGCTGGATGAAGATGGTCAACATGAGCTAGAATTCTCCAGGACCATTAAAGAAGAACCTGGCTCAGATAGTGGTTGTACCGCCGTGGTAGCAATTTTAAAAGGTCGCGATTTGTACGTTGCCAATGCCGGAGATTCCAGATGTGTTGTTTGTAGAAATG GTCAGGCAGTGGAAATGTCATTTGATCATAAACCCGAAGACGCACCAGAACGTGCACGAATAGTAAATGCGGGCGGCAAAGTGACAGCCGACGGCAGAGTGAATGGAGGACTGAATTTGAGCAGGGCGATTGGCGATCATGCCTATAAGGAAAATAAAGATCTTAGCGAAAGGGAACAAATGATTACTG CATTACCGGATATAAAGAAGCTAGAAATCAACCCGGGCGAAGACGAATTCATGGTATTAGCGTGTGATGGCATTTGGAATTATATGTCAAACCAGGAAGTAGTCGATTTTGTAAAGTCTAGAATTGAAGAAAGTTCCGACAAAGTTTCACATATATGCGAAGAA ATGTTCGATCACTGTCTGGCTCCCAATACAATGGGCGATGGAACTGGCTGCGATAACATGACCGTAATAATcgtcaaatttaaatcaacattGAAAAAGCGGTTGATGAGTCCAGAGCCCTCAAATTCCGAAGACACCGAAGCGAAACGTGCTAAGACTGAAGAGCCCCAATCTATCGACACTTCGTCATGA
- the LOC136413450 gene encoding probable protein phosphatase CG10417 isoform X2: MGSYLSEPVTEKISTDESNDKLTYGASSMQGWRVSQEDAHNTILDFEENTSFFAVYDGHGGHEVAQYCSQKLPQYIRETEAYKKGDIEQALIDGFLGFDATIATPEVVSILKEIASEKEAEESDEEENYHNLYEEASMPIEKVIEKYTNLVNPTLNSLKKGEKLPKSPMIAAKKDSSVASASSSTADTDSNLIASPQGSSSSNNHCEAEAGCSGSSKSEPDSSSATNGDINKGSKKEAEDVKNTSDVTPTSNGPIPNIEVSSPEDMQASEADTNTPSDKMEVSESKEQVDEEVKEEAPKDGVKSSVNGDIVSIKGKSPMKKPLLKTPEKSGRPTRNAAQLYKKLLDFKPDSDEEEDTEDEEDKTFVEPEVNSDEDEEEADGSGNSSDGDDEDDGEEEEEELDEDGQHELEFSRTIKEEPGSDSGCTAVVAILKGRDLYVANAGDSRCVVCRNGQAVEMSFDHKPEDAPERARIVNAGGKVTADGRVNGGLNLSRAIGDHAYKENKDLSEREQMITALPDIKKLEINPGEDEFMVLACDGIWNYMSNQEVVDFVKSRIEESSDKVSHICEEMFDHCLAPNTMGDGTGCDNMTVIIVKFKSTLKKRLMSPEPSNSEDTEAKRAKTEEPQSIDTSS; this comes from the exons atgggTTCGTATTTGTCGGAACCAGTtacagaaaaaatttcaacggATGAGTCCAACGATAAATTAACCTATGGAGCAAGTTCCATGCAAGGATGGCGAGTAAGCCAAGAG GACGCACATAACACAATCCTGGACTTTGAAGAAAACACTTCATTTTTCGCAGTATATGATGGCCACGGAGGCCATGAAGTCGCTCAGTACTGTTCCCAGAAATTACCCCAGTACATTAGAGAGACTGAAGCATATAAAAAGGGTGATATTGAACAAGCCCTTATAGATGGATTTTTAGGATTTGATGCCACCATTGCTACACCTGAAGTTGTATCTATTTTAAAG GAAATTGCCAGTGAAAAGGAAGCTGAAGAATCTGATGAGGAAGAGAATTACCATAACCTGTATGAAGAGGCTTCAATGCCTATTGAGAAGGTCATAGAGAAATACACAAATTTAGTGAATCCAACTCTgaacagtttaaaaaaaggagaGAAGTTACCTAAAAGTCCTATGATCGCTGCAAAGAAGGACAGTTCT GTTGCATCAGCCTCAAGTTCAACTGCTGATACTGACAGCAACTTAATTGCTTCACCTCAAGGCAGCAGTAGCAGTAATAATCATTGTGAGGCTGAGGCTGGATGTAGCGGTAGCAGTAAGTCTGAACCAGATAGCAGTTCAGCCACCAATGGAGATATAAACAAAGGTTCAAAGAAAGAAg CTGAAGATGTAAAGAATACCTCAGATGTTACACCCACATCAAATGGTCCTATTCCTAATATTGAAGTCTCAAGTCCTGAGGACATGCAGGCCAGTGAAGCAGATACTAATACTCCTTCAGATAAAATGGAAGTTAGCGAAAGTAAGGAACAGGTGGATGAAGAAGTTAAAGAAGAAGCTCCCAAAGATGGTGTAAAAAGTTCTGTGAATGGGGACATTGTCAGTATTAAAG gCAAATCACCCATGAAGAAACCATTGCTAAAGACACCTGAGAAAAGTGGAAGACCAACAAGAAATGCCGCTcaattgtataaaaaattgttagatTTCAAACCAGATAGTGACGAGGAGGAAGACACAGAAGATGAGGAGGATAAGACTTTTGTGGAGCCAGAAG TTAATTCCGATGAAGACGAGGAAGAAGCTGACGGCTCTGGCAACAGCAGCGACGGAGATGATGAAGACGATGGTGAAGAAGAGGAAGAAGAGCTGGATGAAGATGGTCAACATGAGCTAGAATTCTCCAGGACCATTAAAGAAGAACCTGGCTCAGATAGTGGTTGTACCGCCGTGGTAGCAATTTTAAAAGGTCGCGATTTGTACGTTGCCAATGCCGGAGATTCCAGATGTGTTGTTTGTAGAAATG GTCAGGCAGTGGAAATGTCATTTGATCATAAACCCGAAGACGCACCAGAACGTGCACGAATAGTAAATGCGGGCGGCAAAGTGACAGCCGACGGCAGAGTGAATGGAGGACTGAATTTGAGCAGGGCGATTGGCGATCATGCCTATAAGGAAAATAAAGATCTTAGCGAAAGGGAACAAATGATTACTG CATTACCGGATATAAAGAAGCTAGAAATCAACCCGGGCGAAGACGAATTCATGGTATTAGCGTGTGATGGCATTTGGAATTATATGTCAAACCAGGAAGTAGTCGATTTTGTAAAGTCTAGAATTGAAGAAAGTTCCGACAAAGTTTCACATATATGCGAAGAA ATGTTCGATCACTGTCTGGCTCCCAATACAATGGGCGATGGAACTGGCTGCGATAACATGACCGTAATAATcgtcaaatttaaatcaacattGAAAAAGCGGTTGATGAGTCCAGAGCCCTCAAATTCCGAAGACACCGAAGCGAAACGTGCTAAGACTGAAGAGCCCCAATCTATCGACACTTCGTCATGA
- the LOC136413452 gene encoding FAD synthase-like — protein sequence MDLKFFSRVILGPIRNFTLSSSAIQKKPNVTSAGIVVIGDEILKGEVLDSNSRFLAKELHRLGLRLRKISIIPDDVEMISNEVQNFSRKYDYVLTTGGIGPTHDDVTYEGVALAFNKPLYLHPELKDICCEFYRTEDSSGAGMKLAYIPKSSMLNYKTVSGSDLAYPMVSIKNVYMFPGIPELLQKTFLEVSPILFRCANRFYSRYLFCNLPEHKIVTQLQQVVDQFPDVRFGCYPKLFHSVYKVKLTIESSNEDSTLKAHARLMELIPKNCIVEMDDA from the exons AtggatttaaaattctttagtcGGGTTATTTTGGGCCCCATTCGAAATTTCACCCTTTCTAGCTCTGCAATTCAAAAAAAGCCCAATGTTACCTCAGCTGGGATTGTAG TTATAGgggatgaaattttaaagggaGAGGTACTAGACTCAAATTCCAGATTCCTAGCTAAGGAGCTGCACAGATTAGGGCTTCGATTGAGAAAG ATTTCCATCATTCCAGATGATGTGGAAATGATTAGTAATGAAGTACAAAACTTTTCAAGGAAGTATGATTATGTTTTGACCACTGGAGGTATTGGGCCTACTCATGATGATGTCACTTATGAGG GAGTTGCACTTGCATTTAATAAACCGCTATATTTACATCCAGAGCTAAAAGATATTTGTTGTGAATTTTATAGAACTGAAGATTCTTCAGGTGCTGGTATGAAACTCGCCTAT atTCCAAAATCATCGATGCTGAACTATAAAACAGTCTCAGGCAGTGATCTAGCTTATCCAAtggtttcaataaaaaatgtatacatgTTCCCAGGTATACCAGAGTTACTGCAGAAGACATTTTTGGAAGTGAGTCCCATATTGTTTCGGTGTGCAAACCGATTTTATAGCAGGTATTTGTTCTGCAACTTGCCAGAACATAAAATTGTGACCCAGTTGCAGCAGGTTGTGGATCAGTTTCCAGATGTACGTTTTGGGTGTTATCCCAAATTATTTCACAG TGTTTACAAAGTTAAACTGACAATAGAATCATCGAACGAAGATTCGACATTAAAGGCTCATGCCAGATTGATGGAATTAATACCCAAAAATTGCATTGTTGAAATGGATGATGCGTAA